The proteins below are encoded in one region of Parvicella tangerina:
- a CDS encoding VanW family protein: MGATIISNQLAEEHSKKEELIFKFKTWVHTSLRAVKNLINPPHKGVVNNELINSTTISTSLSALWNRNDNEKNWILTAGKIENLRIAAKALNGLEIPAEATFSFWKQIGNPNLDRNYKIGREIREGCLVPTKAGGLCQLSNALYDAALKANFEIIERHRHSKIVKGSLAEQNRDATVKWNYVDLRFRSKSAFRIEAELTATHLIVKFKAKAKTASNSTQNIFSSTPSHLNDCHSCGNKTCIKSIFKQQPTHSRAFIIESDRPEWIKFVGDQMNANDYLIDLTGKSLFSNHSRNIKLNNQPLLDKVVARLQKKSDIFKEKMSQDLKLAKRIQKILPIEVTHITVSQDLALHFQELGVFGGRTFQILMTRLPLQQLHKRLDYAFQIHPYSPTLTNYRASDLLVELEQKILLNAHKLITTHQEIAKLHQKKTVLIDFEQSLGVSNSLVNTNRLNVLLPHSALARKGIYEVLKLQREHSFHLIIGGKSVDQNGMLDHIDYSHFDGDFSKVDLIISPTYVEHYPKLILEGLAAGIPAIVSEAVGLSKVSHQEITILETGKYELFNNALESFIQSRNYHQGFNPLNLAS, from the coding sequence ATGGGAGCAACAATAATTTCAAATCAATTAGCCGAAGAACATAGTAAGAAGGAAGAATTAATTTTCAAATTCAAAACATGGGTACATACTAGTCTTCGTGCTGTAAAAAATCTAATCAACCCTCCTCACAAAGGAGTAGTAAATAATGAACTGATTAACTCGACTACCATTAGCACTTCTTTAAGTGCATTATGGAATCGGAACGATAATGAAAAGAATTGGATCCTAACAGCTGGCAAGATTGAAAACCTGAGAATAGCTGCAAAAGCTTTAAATGGATTGGAAATTCCAGCGGAAGCAACATTTAGCTTTTGGAAACAAATTGGGAACCCAAACTTAGATAGGAATTACAAAATAGGAAGGGAAATTCGAGAAGGTTGTTTGGTACCAACTAAAGCAGGTGGATTGTGTCAATTATCGAATGCTCTGTATGATGCCGCACTCAAAGCCAACTTCGAAATCATCGAAAGACATCGCCATTCCAAAATCGTAAAAGGCTCTCTGGCTGAACAAAATCGAGACGCAACCGTAAAATGGAACTACGTTGATCTACGTTTTAGATCTAAAAGTGCTTTTAGAATTGAAGCAGAGTTAACCGCTACTCATTTAATTGTGAAATTTAAGGCTAAAGCTAAAACAGCATCCAATTCTACTCAAAACATCTTTTCTTCAACTCCTTCTCATTTGAACGATTGCCATTCTTGTGGGAACAAGACTTGCATAAAGTCTATTTTTAAACAACAGCCTACCCATAGCAGAGCATTTATTATAGAAAGTGATAGACCTGAGTGGATTAAATTCGTAGGTGATCAAATGAACGCAAATGACTACCTAATTGATTTGACCGGTAAGAGCTTGTTTTCAAATCATTCGAGAAATATCAAATTGAATAATCAACCTCTGCTAGACAAAGTAGTTGCTCGTCTCCAAAAGAAATCAGACATTTTTAAAGAAAAAATGTCTCAGGATTTGAAATTAGCAAAGCGCATTCAAAAAATCCTTCCGATTGAGGTGACACATATTACGGTTTCTCAAGATTTAGCGCTACATTTTCAAGAACTAGGCGTTTTCGGAGGAAGAACCTTCCAAATATTAATGACTAGACTTCCACTTCAACAACTTCATAAACGTCTTGATTATGCATTTCAAATACATCCATACAGTCCAACCTTGACAAACTACAGAGCATCAGACCTTCTGGTAGAGTTAGAACAGAAAATACTCTTAAACGCGCACAAATTAATAACCACCCATCAAGAAATTGCAAAACTGCACCAAAAGAAAACAGTCTTGATTGACTTTGAGCAATCATTAGGAGTTTCTAATTCATTAGTTAATACTAATAGACTAAATGTTTTACTACCACACTCTGCTTTAGCAAGAAAAGGCATTTACGAAGTTCTCAAATTACAGCGAGAACATTCATTTCACCTTATCATTGGCGGCAAGTCTGTTGATCAAAATGGGATGTTAGACCACATTGATTATTCTCATTTTGATGGTGATTTTAGTAAAGTAGATTTAATCATATCACCTACTTATGTAGAACACTACCCTAAGCTAATTCTAGAAGGGTTAGCTGCTGGAATTCCTGCTATTGTATCAGAAGCTGTAGGTCTATCCAAAGTATCTCATCAAGAAATTACGATTTTGGAAACAGGTAAATACGAACTCTTCAATAACGCACTCGAAAGTTTCATTCAAAGTAGAAATTACCACCAAGGCTTCAACCCTTTAAATCTTGCTAGCTGA
- a CDS encoding PorP/SprF family type IX secretion system membrane protein codes for MRFILSIGIFLASITLVNAQDIHFSMWDMSPLNLNPANAGGFDGDYRFNGNHRNQWSSVTVPFSTYAISADAKNFLGHKPYSAGIQINQDRAGDSKFNTFQVNLDGAYALALNKDSLHQLSFGAQLGVTNKNLTYDPLQFDVQYDGFQYDPSLPNQENFARASRTYMNLALGVAYFKQLDTRKIIRGGVSAFNLLRPKQSFFNDNDVKLDVRYNLHANAEWKVADKWDVLPTVLLSSQGKYKSFNVGANARYVFTDFMGMYRAVWGGVFYRNKDATFVSVGMNYDAWKVGISYDINVSTLKPASNLRGGFEIGVQYIIKFDQPKRIMHRVCPDYI; via the coding sequence GTGAGGTTTATATTATCCATAGGAATTTTTCTTGCCAGTATCACCCTTGTGAACGCTCAAGACATTCATTTCTCTATGTGGGATATGTCTCCACTTAATCTGAACCCAGCCAATGCAGGTGGGTTTGATGGTGATTATCGTTTCAACGGAAATCATAGGAACCAATGGTCATCTGTTACTGTTCCGTTTTCTACCTATGCCATAAGTGCAGATGCAAAGAATTTTCTAGGGCATAAACCATATAGTGCAGGAATTCAGATTAATCAAGACAGGGCAGGGGATAGCAAGTTCAATACCTTTCAGGTGAATTTAGATGGGGCGTATGCTCTTGCTTTGAATAAAGACAGTTTACACCAGCTTTCTTTTGGTGCCCAGCTTGGAGTTACCAACAAGAACCTGACCTATGATCCGCTCCAATTTGATGTTCAATACGATGGGTTTCAATACGATCCATCATTACCCAATCAGGAAAATTTTGCCAGAGCGAGCCGAACCTATATGAACCTGGCACTAGGAGTGGCTTACTTTAAACAGTTGGATACACGGAAAATAATCCGAGGGGGAGTCAGTGCATTCAATTTGCTAAGGCCAAAGCAGAGTTTCTTTAACGATAATGACGTAAAACTAGACGTTCGCTATAATCTTCATGCTAATGCTGAATGGAAAGTAGCAGACAAGTGGGATGTCTTACCAACGGTATTGTTAAGTTCTCAAGGGAAGTATAAATCATTCAATGTTGGAGCAAATGCAAGATATGTTTTTACTGACTTTATGGGGATGTACCGAGCCGTTTGGGGAGGTGTTTTCTATAGAAACAAAGACGCAACATTTGTAAGTGTTGGTATGAATTACGATGCCTGGAAGGTAGGAATTAGCTATGATATAAATGTTTCCACGCTCAAACCAGCTAGTAACCTGAGAGGAGGTTTTGAGATCGGAGTGCAATACATTATCAAGTTTGATCAGCCAAAACGCATTATGCATCGTGTTTGTCCAGATTATATTTAG
- a CDS encoding S8 family serine peptidase, which translates to MKPAFLFAVLFAMVANIQAQTVYSDYQDGLIIFQLKTDKQVPIIPSNKGIVSFETDPILKRMDAKYTIVSVKQLYPDHDYEVLERTYQIEFANPSQIDAFIEDLSRFNAIEYAEKKELHHTCLTPNDTYFSNSFSNGQWALFQINAQQAWDISTGDANTVVAVTDNAINTNHPDLTNKMLQGWDAVDSDTDPSPCGSNDGFHGSHVSGIVGAETNNNLGVASIGYDVSILPVKIGNCSGSLTAGYEGIVWAADNGADVINMSWGGGGSSTYGQNVCDYAWNQGAILVAAAGNDGVNSVFYPAGYNNVVSVASTTSGDSKSSFSNYGSWIDISAPGSSILSCNDGNGYQVTQGTSMASPMVAGLVGLMKSHAVGASNADIINCLYSSADNIDAANSSYVGQLGAGRINAHQAMVCANSYAFQLDAGVSSIGSPEGNLCYDTYSPEVILRNYGSNTLTSATITYQVSGSGSQTYNWSGSLTTGQTATITLPVITSTSGSYTFSASTSSPNGSTDQNPSNDGSINNFSVIPNGDQVTLEILTDCYGSEITWEIVDDQSNIVANGGPYADVTGGQLETASICLAPGCYTFNINDSYGDGMYGSQWSCTVDGDYSMQDGSGNTLFTMTAANGDFGNGTSHTFCVSSPIPDDAGIVNVSSPDGSYCNGSIIPEVDLQNLGNQTLSNCVINYQLAGGAVQTYNWSGSLTPNQSETVTLPVINATAGNQTFIAYTTFPNGNTDGNNLNDTTTIDFTVFTNGLNLPFTEDFENGFTNQNWSIENADGGITWQLAAIAGTTPGSQAAKMDFFNYGQQGERDELITPLLDFSGQSTVDLYFEYAYRRYDQNSTDSLIVSISTDCGQSFTRLIELGEDGTGSFATAYTNTAAFTPAAGDWCMGTVGADCRTISLDAYAGQSNVFIKFEGYNAGTNGNNLFIDNINISGDVVANCPEISVSPTDVSCNSGTDGTVTISAVNGVAPLTYSIDNINYGSNNLFSGLSEGSYMGYVKGSDGCIDSLSFSISEPTPISLTTTTQDENCGQVDGELNIVASGGTAPYEYSVDGGTNYSISSAFTGLSSSTYSVMVRDDNGCTQSSSVVVSSSGGNFSMSTSGDQTICEGSSVTIFASGVPSGGSYSWDQNLGNGANQTVSPTATTVYTVTGTDGNGCSQSTSLTVTVNAIPVVNVTTTNTTICEGETTTLLASGAQTYTWNTGATGATLTVSPSSSMTYTVVGQNGTCSSSSVSESITVNPSPNVTAGASVSNALVGEVINFSSTGSNATSYNWNFGDGGTSTSANDSYSYSAQGTYTVELTGELNGCTATDQVTVVIEDVSGIDENIFGLSVYPNPSNGVVSIQVNQDVRDLMLTVYDLSGKVVVAPITMNSLHQYQLDLGSVSEGVYLLRLQDGKDQVTKRITILR; encoded by the coding sequence ATGAAACCAGCATTTTTATTTGCTGTGCTTTTTGCTATGGTGGCAAATATTCAGGCACAGACCGTCTACTCAGATTACCAAGATGGCTTAATCATTTTTCAGTTAAAAACGGATAAACAGGTACCAATTATCCCTTCCAATAAAGGAATCGTAAGTTTTGAGACTGATCCCATCCTAAAAAGGATGGATGCCAAGTATACAATTGTATCCGTTAAACAGTTATACCCAGACCATGATTATGAGGTCTTGGAACGAACGTATCAGATAGAGTTTGCCAATCCATCTCAAATAGATGCTTTCATTGAAGATTTGTCTCGTTTTAACGCTATTGAGTATGCAGAAAAGAAGGAGTTGCACCACACGTGCCTAACACCAAATGACACCTATTTTTCAAATAGCTTTTCAAATGGGCAGTGGGCATTATTTCAAATCAACGCTCAACAAGCCTGGGATATTTCAACGGGTGATGCAAATACGGTTGTGGCTGTAACCGACAACGCAATTAATACCAATCATCCAGACCTCACGAATAAAATGCTTCAAGGATGGGATGCCGTGGATAGCGATACAGACCCTTCTCCTTGTGGAAGTAACGATGGTTTTCACGGTTCACATGTCTCAGGAATCGTTGGAGCAGAAACAAACAACAACCTCGGTGTTGCGAGTATTGGATATGACGTAAGTATTCTTCCCGTGAAAATTGGAAATTGTAGTGGCTCTCTTACGGCTGGTTATGAAGGTATTGTTTGGGCTGCAGATAATGGTGCAGATGTAATTAACATGTCCTGGGGTGGAGGAGGCTCTAGTACTTATGGTCAAAATGTTTGTGATTATGCTTGGAACCAAGGAGCTATCTTAGTCGCTGCTGCTGGTAATGATGGTGTAAATTCAGTCTTTTATCCAGCGGGTTACAACAATGTAGTTTCAGTCGCTTCAACGACATCAGGTGACTCAAAATCGAGTTTTTCAAACTATGGCTCTTGGATTGATATTTCTGCTCCGGGGAGTAGTATCCTGAGCTGTAATGATGGTAATGGATATCAAGTTACCCAAGGAACATCAATGGCTTCTCCGATGGTGGCAGGTTTGGTTGGTTTAATGAAATCTCATGCAGTAGGTGCAAGTAATGCCGATATCATCAACTGTTTGTATAGCTCGGCAGATAATATTGATGCTGCAAACTCGAGTTATGTAGGGCAACTAGGAGCTGGAAGAATCAATGCGCATCAGGCTATGGTATGCGCAAATTCTTATGCATTTCAACTTGATGCTGGCGTTTCTAGTATTGGTTCACCAGAAGGAAATCTATGTTATGACACCTATTCACCTGAAGTAATTCTAAGAAACTATGGTAGTAATACACTGACATCTGCAACAATTACCTATCAGGTTTCAGGAAGCGGATCGCAAACGTATAACTGGTCAGGTAGCTTAACTACAGGACAAACAGCCACGATAACTTTACCAGTCATCACCAGTACATCCGGTAGTTATACCTTCTCAGCCTCAACTTCTTCTCCTAATGGAAGTACGGATCAAAACCCTTCAAACGATGGGTCGATAAATAACTTCTCTGTAATTCCTAACGGAGATCAGGTTACATTAGAAATTTTAACTGACTGTTATGGAAGTGAGATTACTTGGGAAATAGTTGATGATCAAAGTAATATTGTTGCGAATGGAGGACCGTATGCTGATGTTACTGGTGGCCAATTAGAAACAGCTTCGATTTGTCTGGCGCCAGGGTGCTATACGTTCAATATAAATGATTCTTATGGTGATGGAATGTACGGATCACAGTGGTCTTGTACCGTTGATGGAGATTACAGTATGCAGGATGGAAGTGGAAATACCTTGTTTACAATGACCGCTGCAAATGGTGATTTTGGTAATGGAACCTCGCATACCTTTTGTGTTTCATCACCTATTCCAGATGACGCAGGGATTGTTAATGTGTCGAGTCCAGATGGTTCTTATTGTAACGGATCGATTATTCCAGAAGTCGATCTTCAGAACTTAGGTAATCAGACATTATCTAATTGTGTGATCAATTATCAATTGGCTGGAGGTGCAGTTCAAACCTATAACTGGTCGGGAAGTCTAACACCAAATCAATCTGAGACTGTAACGCTTCCTGTTATTAACGCTACAGCTGGTAACCAAACCTTTATTGCTTATACAACTTTTCCAAATGGAAATACGGATGGAAATAACCTGAATGATACTACAACAATTGATTTCACGGTGTTCACCAACGGCTTAAATCTGCCCTTTACAGAAGACTTTGAAAATGGATTTACCAATCAGAACTGGTCAATTGAAAATGCAGATGGTGGAATTACATGGCAGTTAGCTGCAATTGCAGGAACTACACCAGGATCGCAAGCTGCTAAAATGGACTTCTTTAATTACGGTCAACAAGGAGAAAGAGATGAGTTGATCACGCCACTGTTGGATTTTAGCGGACAGTCTACTGTTGATTTGTATTTTGAATACGCTTACCGTAGATATGATCAGAATTCTACAGATTCTTTAATCGTTTCGATATCCACAGATTGTGGACAAAGCTTCACAAGACTGATCGAGCTGGGAGAGGATGGTACAGGATCATTCGCTACTGCCTACACCAATACAGCTGCATTCACGCCTGCAGCGGGTGATTGGTGTATGGGGACAGTTGGTGCGGATTGTCGGACCATTAGCTTAGATGCCTACGCTGGGCAGTCTAACGTATTTATAAAGTTTGAGGGCTATAATGCGGGTACAAATGGAAATAACTTGTTTATCGACAACATTAATATTTCTGGAGATGTGGTAGCGAACTGTCCCGAAATAAGTGTTTCGCCAACAGATGTTTCGTGTAATAGTGGAACAGATGGAACAGTAACGATATCAGCCGTTAATGGAGTCGCACCTTTGACGTATAGTATAGATAACATAAATTATGGTTCGAATAATTTGTTTTCAGGTTTGTCTGAAGGTAGCTATATGGGCTACGTAAAAGGAAGTGATGGATGTATTGACTCATTGAGCTTCTCGATTTCTGAACCTACACCGATTAGCTTGACCACTACCACACAGGATGAAAATTGCGGACAGGTGGATGGGGAGTTGAACATTGTGGCATCAGGAGGAACAGCTCCTTATGAATATAGTGTTGACGGAGGGACAAATTACTCCATTTCATCAGCCTTTACAGGCTTGTCATCTTCAACATACAGCGTGATGGTAAGAGATGATAACGGTTGTACGCAGTCAAGTAGTGTTGTGGTTAGTAGCTCAGGAGGCAACTTCTCGATGTCAACTTCAGGAGATCAAACGATCTGTGAGGGAAGTTCAGTAACTATATTTGCTAGCGGTGTCCCATCAGGAGGTAGTTATTCATGGGATCAAAACTTAGGAAATGGAGCTAATCAAACAGTTTCTCCAACTGCTACTACTGTATATACAGTGACAGGAACAGATGGCAATGGGTGTAGCCAATCAACTTCTTTGACAGTTACCGTAAATGCTATACCTGTTGTGAATGTTACCACAACCAATACGACAATTTGTGAAGGTGAGACAACTACGTTGTTAGCTTCAGGAGCGCAAACTTACACCTGGAATACTGGCGCTACGGGTGCTACACTTACGGTGTCTCCTTCAAGTTCAATGACCTACACGGTAGTCGGACAAAATGGTACTTGTTCGAGTAGTAGCGTGAGCGAAAGCATCACTGTTAACCCTTCTCCTAACGTAACGGCTGGAGCAAGTGTTTCAAATGCACTAGTCGGAGAGGTAATCAACTTCAGCTCAACAGGATCAAATGCAACAAGCTATAATTGGAACTTTGGCGATGGCGGTACATCTACCTCAGCAAACGATAGCTATTCATATTCAGCTCAGGGAACTTATACCGTTGAGTTGACGGGCGAGTTAAATGGTTGTACAGCTACAGATCAAGTTACGGTAGTTATCGAAGATGTAAGTGGAATAGATGAGAATATTTTTGGTCTGAGCGTTTACCCCAATCCATCTAATGGAGTCGTAAGCATTCAAGTGAATCAAGACGTTAGAGATCTGATGCTTACCGTATATGATTTGTCAGGAAAGGTAGTTGTAGCGCCAATTACGATGAACAGTCTTCATCAATACCAACTTGATTTGGGAAGCGTAAGTGAAGGGGTTTACCTTTTAAGACTGCAAGACGGAAAAGATCAAGTAACCAAACGCATTACCATCTTGAGATAA
- a CDS encoding AsmA family protein → MKLAFLKRRKFWIRFFITLILVPVVLFMALVAILYWKQDEVVEELVSTMNEDFEGHFEISGSHISPFENFPYISIDLEGVKLYENESKDGKPIVDIKDVYVGFNLWDVVSGSMEIKSILLEDGNLNLVQHIDGSFNLLNALASKEEIEDPNEEFHLDLKSIELENIDINKLNEANGMYFDVFVNDATSNFKTSNDRLQMFLDSKFIVTYIDNGDTTFIHDKHFDVHTEIDYLSDEEILEIVPSEIALEGALFKMEGIIDFANEMYLDLKFHGEKPNFDLLMAFAPDELTPTLKKYDNQGQVYFKGLVKGKSINGHSPFIDAEFGCSEAFFANTINKKKLDDLQFKGHFTNGEKRDLTTIEFSLQDFSAKPEAGVFSGDLLVKNFAEPEIDLKLISDFQLDFLANFFNLEDLKDLSGGIELTMNFHDIIDLQHPEKSIEKLNESYYTELKVTDLSFSLPDYHLPLKDLDLYAVMDGHEAHIDHFDILIGNSDLHIEGTLDDLPAILHHTEKDVLTHLEISSKVLDILELTQPQNDTTKGFDEVITDLSLGLSFKSSARDFTESPNLPIGEFFIDDFHAQLKHYPHEFHDFHADLIIEEQDMKLVDFTGMIDKSDFHFSGGLSHYDLWFAEHPLGDTKVEFNLTSAMLQLEDIFSYGGENYVPEDYRHEEFDDLIIHGVTDLHFNEGLQSTDVMIDKFESKMKVHHLRFEDFGGRVHLEDEHLTIEDFRGTLGKSKFLLNTTYYYGADTLLKKKDNYINLKASRLDFDELFAYEQPAEEYASSPEEHEAGFNIYQVPFPNLTVDLDIDYLNYHLYKIKDFSGAIRIQPNHYIYIDTLAMTLAGGDIHLSGYFNGSDPSHIYFKPKMRLDHVDLDKMMVKFENFGQDHLVSENLHGKLSGDIWGKIHMHADMVPIIDDSEIHMDFSVLSGKLENYGPMEYLSEYFADKNVAKIIFDTLQNHIDMQGGVLSIPNMTINTSLGFVELSGKQNLDYSYEYYLRVPWKMVTKAGASKLFGKKKGEDVDPEQEDEIIYAEEGKKVRYVNIQIIGDLEDYSIKLKKEKKDK, encoded by the coding sequence ATGAAGCTCGCCTTTCTCAAACGAAGAAAGTTCTGGATCCGTTTTTTTATCACCCTGATCCTTGTCCCCGTTGTACTATTTATGGCCTTAGTTGCTATTCTCTATTGGAAACAAGACGAAGTTGTAGAAGAGCTCGTAAGCACGATGAATGAAGATTTCGAAGGTCACTTTGAAATTAGCGGCAGTCACATCTCTCCTTTTGAAAACTTTCCTTACATCTCTATTGATCTGGAAGGTGTAAAACTTTATGAGAATGAAAGTAAAGACGGTAAGCCAATAGTAGACATCAAGGATGTATATGTTGGTTTTAATTTATGGGATGTCGTTTCAGGAAGTATGGAGATCAAGTCAATTCTATTGGAAGATGGCAATTTAAATCTCGTGCAGCATATCGATGGTAGCTTCAACCTGTTAAACGCTTTAGCCAGTAAGGAAGAAATTGAAGATCCCAATGAGGAGTTCCATCTTGACCTGAAATCTATCGAACTGGAGAACATTGATATTAACAAGCTGAACGAGGCAAATGGTATGTACTTTGACGTTTTTGTAAATGACGCTACATCCAACTTCAAAACGAGTAATGATCGTCTTCAGATGTTTCTCGATTCAAAGTTTATTGTGACCTATATCGATAATGGTGATACAACCTTTATTCACGACAAGCACTTCGATGTTCATACGGAGATCGACTACCTATCTGATGAAGAAATCTTAGAAATCGTTCCCTCTGAAATTGCACTAGAAGGAGCACTTTTTAAAATGGAGGGAATCATTGACTTTGCCAATGAAATGTATCTCGATCTAAAATTCCATGGGGAGAAACCCAACTTTGACCTACTCATGGCTTTTGCTCCAGACGAACTGACCCCTACCCTAAAAAAATATGACAACCAAGGACAGGTTTATTTTAAAGGACTCGTGAAAGGAAAGTCCATTAATGGTCACTCTCCGTTTATAGATGCAGAGTTTGGTTGCTCAGAAGCTTTCTTTGCCAATACGATAAACAAGAAAAAATTAGACGACCTCCAGTTTAAGGGACATTTCACCAATGGAGAAAAAAGAGATTTAACCACCATTGAGTTCTCTCTTCAAGATTTTTCAGCGAAACCTGAAGCGGGGGTATTTAGTGGAGATCTTCTTGTCAAGAATTTTGCAGAACCAGAAATTGATCTGAAATTAATTTCAGACTTTCAACTAGATTTTTTAGCTAACTTTTTCAATTTGGAAGACCTGAAAGATCTCTCAGGAGGCATTGAGTTGACGATGAATTTTCACGACATTATTGACCTTCAACATCCAGAAAAAAGCATCGAAAAATTGAACGAATCATACTACACGGAGCTAAAAGTGACCGATCTTAGCTTTTCTCTTCCTGACTATCATCTGCCACTAAAAGATCTCGACCTTTATGCCGTTATGGATGGTCATGAAGCCCACATTGATCACTTTGATATTCTAATCGGGAACTCTGATTTACATATCGAAGGGACCTTAGATGACCTTCCTGCAATACTTCACCATACCGAAAAAGACGTACTAACCCATTTAGAAATATCCTCAAAAGTTTTGGACATTCTAGAATTAACTCAACCCCAAAATGACACCACAAAGGGATTTGATGAAGTGATCACTGATTTGAGTCTTGGGCTTAGTTTTAAAAGTTCTGCAAGAGATTTTACGGAATCTCCTAACTTGCCCATTGGGGAGTTCTTTATTGATGATTTCCATGCTCAGTTAAAGCACTACCCTCACGAGTTTCATGACTTCCATGCCGACTTAATTATTGAGGAGCAAGACATGAAGTTAGTTGACTTCACCGGGATGATCGACAAAAGTGATTTTCATTTTAGCGGAGGCTTATCTCACTACGACCTTTGGTTTGCTGAGCACCCTTTAGGCGATACAAAGGTTGAATTCAATTTAACCTCTGCAATGCTTCAGCTGGAGGATATCTTTTCGTATGGCGGAGAGAATTATGTACCAGAAGACTATAGACATGAAGAATTTGATGACTTGATTATTCATGGTGTAACAGATTTGCACTTCAACGAAGGTTTGCAATCTACAGATGTGATGATCGATAAATTTGAATCAAAAATGAAAGTTCATCACCTCCGATTTGAGGACTTTGGTGGTAGGGTTCACTTAGAAGATGAGCATCTTACCATTGAGGATTTCAGAGGAACCCTTGGAAAAAGTAAATTTCTCCTGAATACAACCTACTATTATGGAGCTGACACATTGCTCAAAAAGAAAGACAATTACATTAATCTAAAGGCTTCTCGATTAGATTTTGACGAATTATTTGCCTACGAACAACCTGCAGAAGAATATGCAAGTTCACCAGAAGAGCATGAAGCTGGTTTCAATATTTATCAAGTTCCTTTTCCTAACTTAACCGTTGATCTGGATATCGATTATCTTAACTATCACCTATATAAAATCAAAGACTTCAGCGGAGCGATAAGAATTCAGCCCAACCATTATATCTATATTGATACTTTAGCGATGACTTTAGCTGGCGGTGACATTCACTTATCAGGCTACTTTAATGGCTCTGACCCTTCTCACATCTACTTTAAACCCAAGATGAGACTGGATCATGTGGACCTGGACAAAATGATGGTAAAATTTGAGAATTTTGGGCAAGACCATCTTGTTTCTGAGAATCTACATGGGAAACTGAGCGGTGATATTTGGGGTAAGATTCACATGCACGCTGACATGGTTCCGATCATCGATGACAGTGAAATTCACATGGACTTTAGTGTGCTCTCAGGAAAACTGGAAAACTACGGTCCGATGGAGTACCTCTCTGAATATTTTGCAGATAAAAATGTGGCTAAAATTATTTTTGATACGCTTCAAAATCACATTGACATGCAGGGTGGAGTGCTTAGCATCCCGAATATGACCATCAATACCTCTTTAGGGTTTGTAGAGTTGTCGGGCAAACAAAATCTGGACTACTCCTATGAATACTATCTAAGAGTTCCATGGAAAATGGTTACGAAAGCAGGCGCTTCAAAACTTTTTGGCAAGAAGAAAGGAGAAGATGTAGATCCAGAGCAAGAGGATGAAATCATTTATGCCGAAGAAGGTAAAAAGGTTCGCTACGTCAATATCCAGATCATTGGTGATCTTGAGGACTATTCCATCAAACTCAAGAAAGAGAAAAAAGACAAATAA
- a CDS encoding malate dehydrogenase → MDESTPVYISIIGPGKIGRTLMLSLINQTKRRYVINIVSRQEVLSGFILDIVQSLQLKNKHRITLNSTSNFNRSSFIFHCAGVSVKQGASRLTTSKDNIAITKELFEKFRPNKDAKVIVITNPVDIISYYTWKFTGLPPKQIIGTGTLLDTIRLHYYMEELVGADKQIETLMLGEHGESIVWAKSHSKINGGAIEDYFTEEQQAKLELDVIHTAARIKQNQGASTYAISLCALEIMEAMIEPDGRVYTVSCLLDEYYKQLLQSPSIYMGLPAQLDQNGVKAILPLKFTPDELAQLQQSAALIESHLIH, encoded by the coding sequence ATGGACGAATCTACCCCTGTTTACATATCGATCATTGGTCCTGGTAAGATTGGAAGGACCTTGATGTTGAGTTTGATTAATCAAACCAAGAGAAGGTATGTAATTAACATTGTAAGTCGTCAAGAAGTACTTTCGGGGTTTATTTTGGATATTGTTCAGTCTTTACAATTAAAAAATAAGCATAGAATAACACTCAACTCCACTAGTAACTTTAACCGTTCCAGTTTCATATTTCATTGCGCTGGAGTGAGTGTTAAGCAAGGAGCATCTCGATTAACTACGTCCAAGGATAATATTGCTATCACGAAAGAACTATTTGAAAAATTCCGACCAAATAAAGATGCAAAGGTTATTGTAATTACGAATCCCGTAGACATTATTAGTTATTATACCTGGAAGTTTACAGGGCTTCCACCAAAACAAATCATCGGTACCGGAACGCTATTAGATACCATTCGTTTACATTATTACATGGAAGAATTAGTTGGCGCAGATAAACAAATCGAGACGTTAATGCTGGGTGAACACGGTGAATCCATTGTTTGGGCTAAATCTCATAGTAAAATAAACGGAGGCGCTATAGAAGACTATTTTACGGAAGAGCAGCAAGCCAAACTAGAGCTTGACGTTATTCACACGGCAGCTCGTATTAAACAAAATCAGGGAGCTTCTACATACGCAATTTCATTGTGCGCGCTTGAAATAATGGAAGCGATGATCGAACCTGACGGTCGAGTATACACCGTGAGTTGCTTATTAGATGAGTATTATAAACAACTTCTCCAAAGTCCATCCATTTACATGGGACTTCCTGCTCAACTTGATCAAAACGGTGTTAAAGCGATCCTTCCGCTAAAGTTTACTCCTGATGAATTGGCTCAACTTCAGCAGTCTGCGGCTTTAATTGAATCGCACCTTATTCATTAA